GAGTGATGTGTTTTCTCGGTATCGCATTTCTCTCTAGCGGTAGCATCTAGATATTACACGCCTGAGAAAATGTGCCAATGTTAGAGCTTACATTACTCATGCACAGCGAAAACCTTCGAATAAGATCATACCGTGCGACGGTTGGTTCCTGCAGTTCAGAAGTAACGCCAAATTCACTTAAAAATTCAAGCCTTCTAGCCTGCTTGGAATTCACCAAAAAGATAATTATCCTAGAGAAATCCACCAACAAACGGAGTGAAGGTTCGCTTCTCTGCTAAAAATTTATGCGGGCAATCTACGATGCATTGCTAGAGCATCGAAGTATCTTGCTACCTTGTATATTACCATCCATCCAAAGGTGACTCCGCAGAGCATATAATTAAATAATTTCGCTCATGACCGCACCTTCCTGCCAAACTTATATATTTGATTACGGCTCTTATAAGGTCAGATGTCTTTGTGCCCCGTGTCAACTGGTTCAGCTATGCAACCGTCGTCATCACGACACACTATATCTACACTTTTTCCTGCAGCCACTACCAACACTTGCTGGATCGTGATTTAGTCGTGTTGACTCTAGGCGTGTCTTCAGCAGCAAATCTTCCCCAATATTCTGCAGGTGCTGCAGCTTAAGCACCAGCTGCGAAGACAGCACTTCGGGAGCTAATGAAAGCATCCACACAACGCCCACAAGCATAAATCACTCACATGAACAGCAAGACTACGACTTGAAGAGCTCAGAACTACTGGTGGTTATCATGCAAGACGCTTCAAAGGCATAGAAAATGCTTCTTACTGTGCGAATTTCTTTTTTGACACATGATCGCACTTCGGGTCTCTGCAAGCAGGAAGCTGAGCTGTTATGAGCCAGTCTTTGCTGCCGAATTTCAGCCGGAGCTTCTGCATGTAGGAAAAAGTGACGCCTTTGTGAGCAACCAAGAATGAGTACAGCATGAAATAAGAATATGGGTGAGTCAGTCTTTCCGCACCCCATACCTGATTAGCCTTTCATATTTTTTCTCATGAAAAAGTAAATAGTGCGTGTtcaaaataaacaatattaacATGGTGGCGACAAATATTTGATGAACCGAAAAACAAAATATTGTGGCTAATTTTACTTATGTAAGGTTTATTGTTAAGATGCTGCATAGAAAAAGCAGGAACCCAGAAAAAAACTACGCCTTAAGCTTCTATGCTATTCGCGTAATTATTCATTCTTCAGCTAGGCGCCGTAGAAACTATTGTGATGGATGACACGCGTAGCTCGGGGTATTTTTGTGGCGCTGATGCTGCGCAGAGTTGACTGCCTGCCTGTTTTCCCAGAGCTCACAATTGATGCTCGTAGACTTTAATTTCCTTCAGAATAGTCGCCCTCCGCCCTGTAACCAATGTCAAAAGCATGGCCGGCTACACGAGCTAGACAAAATGGTTTGATTAAATTCCACTTTAAAACGCATCCGCCACTGCCGGGACTGACGAAGCGTTGCGTGCGGGTGGtgtgcaagacgcgactagaaaGCGCGCTGCACAACGAGACACGCACGCCTTAATGAAAGATTTGTTCTAGACCCTGTCCATGGCGCCAACAGAAGTGGCTCTCTGTTCTTCTGCACCAGACTGCTCCATTCAATCTTTCCCTCTCTGTACAGTCCAGGCCTCACTTGCAAGATGCAAACTAGACAGCCTAGCTCCCAGTCCAGCCTTATGCCACAGTTTAGACTGCGGTGCAAGACGTTGTCGAGACCCTCCGCTCAATTTGTGGAaaagaaaggcacataactgggtCAGTTTGCTAGTGCACACTTCAATCGCGCCATAATAGTACGTACGCTATCGAGAAATAAGCTTTTAGATGGCGTCCGTTTCTTCTCTCTCGGTGGGATTGAGGTGTCCAGAGGCTAATTTCGCCAGTTAGcgcatttttttctctaaaaTTCAGCAGAAAGTCTAGACGCGAAGAAGGCTAGAACGAAAACtggacgttgtaatcttttcgcAGCTTTGGAGGAAACTAAATttgcataactggctcactttaCAGGttgacacttgaaccgcgcaaTGAGAAATAACTGTCGCTATTGTGGCGCCAGCCCGAAGCTGCGCGGTGAAAACTTAACTCACTCTAACATAGACACCACCTTTGTATCCCCTATGTTTTGATCTTTGACTAAGATATTACATTTTTCGCTGCAACGAAGCTGTTCTTTAGAAACTTCTGAAATACTGCGCAGCTGCATTGGGATCAAAGCGAAGCAATGGTTCTTCACTTGAGCTGCTCTATTAGGATTGTGTGGACATGGCTGCAAAGCATTAGTGAACCTGCGCCAAACTCTTGCTGTAGGAAAAAGTCTCGTCGCTTGTCTCACGCACCTTGATGAAGTGAAGAATCTTGTGAACGTCCTTCTCGTTACATGTCCACGGACCTGGCCCATCCAAGTGGAAGTTGACGCCCGCGAGGCCCAGCGACTTAACCAAGGAGAAGATGGTGTCAACCAGGAAGGCTTCTTCCTTATCAGAGCTTAGCCGACTGAGCAGGCTGTTCACGTGTGCACCGCCACCGTAACTAAAAAGAAccttcagcttccggttctcccTCTTCAGATTTACCAGATCCCTCAGTATATCTAGACCGGAGAGAAGAACCATGAAATGTGCGCGGTGAGGTGGAATAAGGCCCCAAGTTTTAgtcgtcaaaagaaaaaaaaaccaccacGGTTGACAGAGTGCATGAGGCGAATATCAGTTTCAAAATGAAACGAAAGTAAGGGCAACtttctcggagaaaaagtttgaaaattgaaaaattgtaagatactgttatggaaatattgaaggtaatggtcgatTATTCTGATAGGTAACAAAACTTATCTTTCAAAGTGTTTCAATCGATCGCATATGCGTATAGAACAGTTACGAttgccatagaaagccaatgggcaacgcttttgacgatagcgaaaacgttaatagaaaaaaattgaagATTGCCGTCGGATGacctgcgggtatattgattgttatattgaaatcttatattacatgaaaaaattgcgttcataagcggtttcccgctcaaaaatgcttttgtccataatTGCTGGGTATAATTACCACCGGGTGTCATAACCAGCTCTGGAAGAACTGTAATAATATTTTCCaggtaaaaagaaaaatacatcAGGCTGCAGGGTATGCTGCGCAGACGCTCAACAAAATCTACTTAGTTCTATTTGTTGATaccaagattttttttaatttgcttttcaaAGTAAATTAGAGGAGGTGTATAAAAGTTTCAAGCAATATTCTGTTTTCAGAGAATGTTCATTCTCAGAACCTTTAGACAAAAATATTCTAAATGCTCCGGCAAAGAAGAAAGCGCAGTCTCTAGAGAAAGACTGGCACGCAACGAAGCATTActagaaaagaataaaaataaatgaagactggcgaagccctacggacagacatcggcgaaaaaaaaaagtcgagcaACGTATACTCTATGCTGCGCAATGCGCTGAAATTCTCGCGAAGCGTATGTACCATATGTTGCATGAATGAATATCCACCACACGCAGCACAAGTCGCCTAGTTACCGTTCAGTTCCGCGATATAACCTGCACAGGTTATAGCTACCAAGGCCATGTACACTCGCCTTCACGTACATACGGCTCCACTGCGCTCTCCACCTGCACAAGGCTGCAGATGTGGAGAGCGCACAGGCATTGACGAAACGTAGACACTGCAGTGCCACTCTGTGACACTCCCCGCCTTTCGCCGTGAGCGACGCCAGCGCCCTAAATCggacgcatttttaatgtgcaGCTCACGGTACGACGTGAGCGCCGCGTTCCTTTGGGTGCAGACATTCCGGAGACAGGCTTCCGGTGTGTCCACACACAGTGCTCTTTCATAGCAAAAACCGCCAACGCCATCTCTCGGACACGGTGTGAAACGGCGAGACGACGTGGTTAATGTTGCGTCATTATTGAAACAGGAGCCACGATATTGAAGGGGGCGATACTCATGCagcttctgctctaaaaaccgaGAAGTCTAGGCTGTTATGACTTCTCGGTCCAGAAGAAAGGGGCTCCGCTAATTCTCGCATGCGTGATCCGTTCTTTTTGCGCATTGTAAATTGCGCAAAACGCTAGCAGACGCTTACCGCTCTCCCTTGGGAGATATCCACCCGTCAATCAatggaaaataaagtgaaaactGAATCACATTCCGAAAAGCACCGAAATAATGAGGCCACACATGGCGCCCTTCTTTTATCTTCTACTTCTTTTTCCCCGAGCTCGCCTTTGAGTTATCCCCATGTTATTTGTTTAAAACACTGCAAATTACTGAAATATTGCAATTCGGAAGCAAGTGAATTATGCAagaagaaattttcttttcgcatAGCTTTCATACCGCATGGTACGAATAGCGATTAAGGCCTCAGCCAGCCCTGCTGGCATCGGGTTCTCTTCAGAAACACGACTGAAACCATTTTTCATCCTTCCTTAATTCCCTTTTCGTCCGAGTTCAGCTCCGGCATGGGTGCTGAGCAGAACGAGTTACAGCAGCCACAGTCCAGCGAAATAAAAGATGCCCAGGTAATCCGCGCACCCTTGTCGTCCTTGTGTCCCCTCGTGCGAAACAGGAACTCCCCGGTCTTGTTGTCCGTCTCCAGGTAAGAGTAGACAACGTGTGTGCACTTGTCGGCCGGCACGGCGCCCGCCTTGAAGCGCCACGTGCCGTTGCGCTCGAAGCCAGCGGCGCGCACAAAACACACCAGGGGCGCATCGTCATCACGTCGGTTGTAGATGCGTTTGCGCTCCTCCTGCCCCagcttgtcgtcgtcttcgtcctcGGCCGCCCCATCTAACGTCTCCCAGTTGCCTGGCCATTAGGGAAGAAATTGGGAGCAAGTTAGTAAACTAACACTAAAAAGCAGTTTCCTACTCAGCTGTGAGAGAACGTAAACGAGCATCCTAATTTTGTGCAAACTTCGTATGTGCCGAGACACTAAGTTAAATCTACCTCGATAACGTTTATCTGGTACGTGTTCTCCGGCGTTCTTTCCCACGTAGTTTCAGCGTTGCCCAGCAGCGAAGCCTTACCGAAGCccatcttcaaaaaaaaaaaatgtcctcgtATCGCGGATGTTACAGTATTCATGGTCATTTACTGCCGCAGTGGCTATGGTCACGCTCAAAAGAAGGTATGATTATGTTTTCAAATATTCAGGTTGGAGATTGCTAGCTCTCTATATTGTAGTGGCGCCCCGAAGGATTTCTAGAAGATCCCAATAGCGTTTGTATATTTCCGATTGTTGAATCTTGGCCTAAGGCTGCAACCCATATCTTGCGTTTGCAATATCAGAAGACCCTGAGAATGCGCTCTCAGGGGCCTTCCTAATATATGCATTTTGGGCCATGTTGAACTGCTCACTTTTTGTCCCACAGTAAACCGTAATGTCTGGTGCTTTTGTTGAATCCTTGTGCAAGCTCACTTTGCCAACGGTTTTTGAAATAAGCTAACGAAAATAGTGCATATTTTTTAGCCCAAATACGAAGAGTAACGACACGTTTCACGTTGAGCACGTAAATTGAATTTTCAAATTAACTAGAGTTCAATGTTTCGTTTTAAAATTTCGTGTAACACTTTGAAACTGTATTGACAAGATATAAGAAGAAACGTCAACCAGTCATTTGTGAAAGGAAATCTGTGAACATTTTTTCTTGCATGACGCTGCTCCATCACTGAATGCTCTCGATGTATAGATATTGACCGATGTATTCATGTATTGATCAATTTATTGGATAGAAAGTGCCTTCAGAGCTAAAATATTGAGTTTTAAATCACTGCATGCTAGAACTATGTAGGATAATGCACACTTGCCGTCTTTGTCCATTTCATCCTCGCTGTTCTCGTGCTTGGGTTTGTCGACTGTTTCCCTGTTGTTGTTCTCGTCGCTCTTGATCCCATCGCCTTTTACACCGCCACCTTTGACACCAGCACCCTTGACTCCGCCAGCCATCATTTCTTGATGGTTTTTCCAACCCTTGACTGACTTCCGCTTGCCCTCCACGAAGCCGATGTGAAGGCCAGCAACAAATGCCGCTCCAATCATCAGTCCCATAACTAGTGGTGATACCATGGTATCCTGCGTTTGGTCTCTTGCAATGCTGGTAACAAGATAGGAAATTTCAGAGAAACCATCGTGTCGGCAGTTTTTGCACGCTGGTAAGATCAGAGTTGTTCTTTATAGTAAAGGACCTTCTCTCTGTGTGATGTGGAATGAGCTTGCTATCTGTTTTCTATTTTCGGCGAAGCAGTAACGTCCTGCGTCATTTTCTACCATGGTGCGTAAGCAGTGTACCATATATCGCGTTGCTTATAGGATCTCATAGCTTTGCCTATATTCCAGTAATATCCCCTCGCAGGCTTCTGTTTGAATGTTGAAACAACTTATTAAGGAAACGATTGAGGCAAAAAAAATCTAATGTACAACGTCTTAAAACATCCCTCCGTACTGGGCCACATCTCGGCTCGACTGTGCCCTCTGCACGAAATCCCAACCACGTCCCTCTTTGTATACCTTGTTCCTGAAAAGCAGGGCGAACTTCAATGTTCCCTGTCAACCCAGATTTCGGAGTACATTGAGCCCGACCCAAAAGGAAAATATTTATAAGTACTTATTCCATGCGGCTTTTTTGCCAGGCAACGGTATCGCAAAACGGCATCAACGTGGCACATATTGCCATTAGTTGAGAATTACTGCAGTGTTCTGCGACCTGCACGCGAAGTCACTTCTGACGGGTGCTTTGGGCGTTAGCATTCGGCGTCATTAAGAGCTGCCTCTGAGTCAAGGCCATTTACTTCCTCGGGATAAATCGAGCCAGGATCGCGGCTACTGGCTTCTATACAGTCTGCACATGGAAAGTTCCTCAGACATTTCAGGCAATCAGTTGCGATTAGTGCAGTTTTTAATTCAGATTCCACTGCCACCTCATTCCTTATCGTGCTGCAGCGGTGAATCCTAATCGAATTCACGTCATGGCACGCACTCATCCACACAACGGGTTTAAAAGTGAATGAAAGTCATTTCTCTCATGTGGAGTTTGCATGATCAGAGCTCCCTGGCAAGAGTGATGAGCATCGAGAGCATCCAAATGAGCTAAAGACTTAAATTTAAATTCATACATATTGGGAGACTATATTCATTCTGAGCATGTCCTGCTGGGTCGAAGGTGCTGTGAATGCAACATATGGCGGAAATAAAGAACTTTCCAAGAAGGAACAGCAGCTATGGATTGTGCAGGATTAACCAACATGTTGCAACTATTCCTCTAGCTCAATCATGACATATACTTATTGATGCAGCACGTGAATCAGTGTAAGATGGGTACGTTGTGCTTCCCAAGTTGGCCATTTGAGGGGGATACGCTGCGCAAGGTTCCTGTAGCACGGGACTTCAGAAATTAGTACAATGAGGCTATAGGAGAAGTTCCGCATCCTCCCCGCCCCGCTCGTTCTGTCTGACTCTTTTTCTTTGGTTCCACGTCTTCAGAGCTAGTCACGGTTTTAATATGAACCTCAAATGTATCAGGGGTGGGTAGCAGATAGTGATAAAATCTCTGTGAAAAGTTGGGATGCTCAGGACATTATTATGGTTCTAGACCACTGATTCGTTCTAAGCACTGATAATCGATAGGGTCCGGTTGAAAGAAACAACAAACGCCTACCAGTGCAAACGCACCAAGCCTATGAAGCATATTCACAAGGCAAGATCGCGCTAGGGTTTAAGCGAATAAAAAAGCGATATATTTTTTGCATCCATCCGGTCAATTTAGCTGCTAAATTTGTATTAGGGGATGTGATAAGGAATAAGTAAAAAAATCTGCACTAAAAAAATTAAATCTACACATAGCAGAGCCTTCTCAAATGTCCTGAAGATATTGATATCCCTGTCTGCTGGCTTTTCTCTTAGTTTTGTTTAACGTACCGTAGGTTTTATTTACAGTCGTAAAGTCTGCGCGACGATTGTTTCTCTGATGTGAGCAATGAAAACTGCGAGCGCTTACGCAGCCTTTATCACCTTACCATATTTTATTCAATTCCTCAAGGCCTGTAGATTTATTTCTTTACTCGGGCGGGGTATTCCACATTTTTCTCTCTAATCGTATTATGTTTCCATTGCACAATAGAATCACACCTCCACAAATATGTGCGCCTAATAACCATAGTTTTCCGCCACCCTCTACCCAAAGAGCGCATTCCGTACTTTTTTCGCACTTAAACACAGtcagacatgaaaaaaaaacactcacctTTGTGCAGTATTGCACAGAATTTTTAGCGTTAGAAGCGGTCTCAGCCAGAAGTGGTGAAGACAATAAATGAACCGCAATATGTGGCGCCCCCTGGCGTGCCTTGTTTTGGACGACACGTTCTTTTTAGTACCACGTGTTCCACGCGTCCATAGTGCCCAAGAACTACCTTCTTGCGACTGCCTCGCTCTCTCTGTAGACAGAAAACGCGGCGACGTACAAATGTGCTACTTTGGAAGGGGCATATAATACTGCGCCTTACTTCTGGATGCGGAAACCATATGTTGCATACTGCCAGGTGTGTCCCGTGTGTCTACAAAAAGAGGCGTTCTCTTTTAAAATGAAAGTCTCGAAGCTATACTCTCCTTTCGTAATTTGTATTCGTTTTGCGTGTGCATTTGAAGAAGGCCCATTTCTTTCGGCGCCGCCTCGCAAGGAACACTTGTGGCTGAATATTCGGGGAGCGCAAGTGTGTCCAACCTAGCTTGTATTGAATGAACTAGGGTAAATCAAACCGAGAGTCTTTTTTTCTGTGAAGCTTCGCCTTGTCTCTGTAGTTCAGGTTCGAGAAAAGAACTTTTTCACTGCACTAAAAGCTAGCTGAGGCACCGATTCAAAACAATACTCAAAGCTAGTGAAAAACATCATCTGAAGCCGTTTTTGTAACCATCAGGCAGTGCTGCTTTGTGAACGTACGGCAGTGAAGAAGGATATCCAGTAAAAAGCACTCAGATCTGCCatatcacagcgccatctggAAGTTCCTGCTTGTCTTAAATTGCTTATAGACACGTTTGATCATCAATTTCTGAGACTTTCTGTAAGGTTAAACCGTCAGTGTTTCTTTAGAAAAATAATTCATAACACCACCATCTGGACATCAAAGTGTGTTCTTTTCGAATAGTGAATGTATTAATAAGAGCAGCTTGTTAACTGAGTGCGGATTCCTGCAAAAATACCGGTGGAGGAGACAATTTTTTACGCAGCTATTTTCCTGACTCTCGTTATGAAAACCAGCTCAAAATATCATTTCACTGCACTGCTGACATATATTCATTATTCTACCATCATAATATAAAACTTAGAGCTCACAATTGTGCCTTGTGGCCCGTAATGTCAGATTTTTGGTTGCACCTTGTGTGCGTCGTGTTATGCAGcatccttttcttttttcggTGCCAGGACCTGAATGTTTCATTCAGAAACCGCAATAGTCTGGCAAGAAACTGCAACCGGATGTTTGGCAGTCGCAGCGTAATCACGTTCCCCTAACGTGGTGGACTACACGAGTACAGTTCGTCGATGTCCGCGATTCTATAATCACGTTGCGCCGCTCGAAAAAAGAGGCGGCAAACGCGGCTGTTCAATTAAGAGCCTCAAGGACGATTTACCATTCAGTCAAAATACTGGACACCCGCACATAGCTGCGATCAAACAGGGTGACTGGAATGCCGTAGAAGACGGAATGCGGGGGCAAATTTGCAGCTTTTTGAAAGACTATAGTAGAGCTTGGAAGCTGGCTGACTGAACGCGCTCCCGCAGTTTCTTAAGAAACGAGGCGCATTTCAGACAGTGATTTTTTAAACAACCTCGATATCGCTAGTCGTTTATACTCTACTGTATTTAAACATGCGAGGGGTGTTCGCATGGCATCTGTTTCGCGTGTGGACTGACCCAGAATCGGGCCTGATAGGGAAGGTGGGCGGATGTATTGTTGTCCGCTTGCTGCGCGTGGCCGCTCTTCTCTTGGGTATTCGTGCACcctttctttgctgttgtggcaTGCTAAAATTGGTTGCGCTGCTGGTCAACAATGGTGACCGCAACGCTGGGCGGTCACCATTGTCACTAGAACAGAGAACATAGTTTTCATGGTTTTATTGACACATATAGCCTTCCCGTTACTTTCAGTCTAAAAGAGATATTTCTCAAAATACACTATATGTCCACGTTACAGCATTGCGTACAATACAGGTAATGTGTTTCGACGGAACAGAAGTGCTAATAAGTTTATCTCAAATGGCGCAGCTTAATGTTCACGCAATACAGGAGGATCAGTCTGTGCACAGAAAGTGCACGCAATTGAACGCCTGCACGATGTACCCTACAATCGTAGGTAAttgcaaaaaattgtttttaTGTAAACGCGTGAAAACAAACAAGTATCACGCAATGGCCTTCACTGTTCATGCTGATATATACGACACCAATAAAATTCAGATAACATACAGTTGCATAACCGGTTCCCATGATGTGCCGACTCTTTGCGGATGAAACCCGACGACTCCTTTGTTAACGGCAGTGACAAAATCATTGTTCATGATCCACGGTGCCGAAATGAGCGGTGGCTCCCGAGAAAGTGAGCGTATAGGCAACGGTTCCCGTTGTATCCGTGCTGGTCTCGCTGCACTCTTCGCAGTTTCGAAGGTCACAAGCACAAAAACAAACCACCGTAGTTGTCGCAGCACCGACATCACTAACACATGAAGGAACACGACGCCTAAATGTCTGTGACCAGCGCCGCAGAGCATGCGACAGCACCCGAGATAACACGACTGACGGAGTTCAGCGAAGCACAAAAACGATGTGCAGCGGTTACAACGCCCGTGCCCGATCAGGAATTCAAaagggatagagagagagagagaaagagagacacCTTTTCTCCTTTCAAAACCTTTTTTCGGTTAGATCCTGTTAATTACTACATCCAATTCATCCTTCAGTTACGTTCGCAACGGATGGTGTACGGAGTTAACGGCATTAGCGGAGGATTCTTCAATTAACCGGGACGGAAGTGGCTCGCGCTTTCCTCCCCCTGCTTTTAAcactgaatgcaaaaaaaaaatttcaaaacatCGCAAGACAAAATTTGCAATGTTGAAAGTCTTTGACAAAACGTTTTGCCTCCTCATTAAGCATTTCCAACTAAAATGTTCGTTTCTTAATCATATGAAGGTACAGTTGGTAGCCGAATTACTAATAGTTATCTCTATTTTGGTTCGTTCATGCACTTTTTGTCCTTAGCGCATTCAAATAACGAAGAAATGCAGTACTAACTAGCCTCTTTTCTCGCATTGCTGTCGCTAAGCAGGGTGCCTATCTGACGACAGTGATTGCTAACCTCTCGGCCGGTTTATACTCGCTGGTTAGAGCATAGAAACTTGAAAATGAACCCGTGTTTGAACACGGGAACACGGTCCACCTTTGCAAGCTGATGTCTACGAGACAGCTGGCCCCCGACAGGGTGCTGCGGGGTTTACGAAACCTCGTCCAAGCGCACACTCCTAAGCAAGCCAGCCACAAGGCCGTTGGACCCTTGGGTCTAGCCTTGTCCGGCGTTGGGTTTCAATCCAGCCATCTGCCGCCGctgaggcggacgcccaagctCACGCCTAAACGTCTTCTCCTTTTTGGCATACATTGACAAAAAGGAAACAGTAAATCCATTTCATACCGTAAACATATTCTATTCAGGCCTACAAAAGAATCACATCGAGCGAACTGATACTACAAAAAAGCGGAACagtaaagactttttttttttatggcgcaaggtgatctgtggccaaagagtgccatggcacaaggtatttttgtctactcaaggtggggtgaaagcccTTTCCCCAGcaattcaccctaaagaagccgagcaccagaccaggggaaagcttgtgccattatatcaccggtgggttCTCCCGTGGCACTGAGCCATTTGATACAGTAAATACACTCTATTCAGGCATATCACTGCATTCACCTTGAGCCGTCTGAGTGAGATTTCCAAAATTATGATGAAATCAGTTTACGGCCTCTTACTTTCAGGTGGCTTTCGATTTGCGCAGTTATGAAGGATTCGCAGTATGGCTTACTGACCCGGTGGCAAGAGGCTTACGAAGTAGACGCATATCATGAGCACTAATTCATGATCTTGCAACACCTCAGTAAAAACAGCGAGATACTCGGCAGAAACTAGCATAAATTTATCGTAGTTGGAGCTCAAATTCTGATTCTCTTCTACATTGGAAAGAGCGTCTGCCTCTTCCATACAACGTGAGAGCGCTAGAGTAATTTCCTCAGTCTTTTTAATCCGGAAACTGTGAGACCTTGCGAAAGGAAACTGGTGCAGCTTTGACGCAACGTCTCAACGTCAGGAAACTGATGCAATGTGAAATGACGCCGGGGTCAACTTACTGCAAGGCAGCGCAATAACGATAGCTTATTCCTATTGCTAAATGAACGTGAGGCCATATCTGAATGTGGGATAGAATTCGTGAAATTGCCAACTGCAGTTTCGAGCTAGCGTGAAGACCGGATACGCTTGCGAGAACCTGGGACGCAGCAAACATACACAGTGCACTCGTTTCTCCAGAACCATTTTCTGAGCAGCAACATCAGTCGAGGCGGTATCCCCAGTGCTCATTTACACAACGCCGTCAGAAAGTTCGCTGTGCCTTTAAGCGAAAACCTTCTCTAAGCACACAAATagtaaaatttccttttttgcaaCTAGACTGGGTGCAACTAGAATGGGTGTCGTAATCACACTCCTCGCTAGCAAGCAAACGAAGCGTGCACTTTTTAGAATCTCTTGGGAGAACCTAAAGATAACCATCTGGCGGAGACCAGTTCTAGCGTCAGTTGTTTAAGCTCATTCAAAACAGTATACTGTTTTGTAGAAAGTGGCTGATTGGTAACTCTGATACCGATACAGTGACAACTCGACACCATATAAAATGGCTTTTGAATAGACGATCAAAGGGCAAAATTTTTCAATACTATGAGGCCTATTCTGTATTTGGATATTTTCATTGTTTAGGTGGAACAAATGGCTCTTGAAATTCAGGATATTAAGCGATCGATGCATTTCCGGCGCTAGAACATTATGAGAATGCTCTTA
The Amblyomma americanum isolate KBUSLIRL-KWMA chromosome 3, ASM5285725v1, whole genome shotgun sequence genome window above contains:
- the LOC144123514 gene encoding chitinase-like protein 3 isoform X1 yields the protein MVSPLVMGLMIGAAFVAGLHIGFVEGKRKSVKGWKNHQEMMAGGVKGAGVKGGGVKGDGIKSDENNNRETVDKPKHENSEDEMDKDGNWETLDGAAEDEDDDKLGQEERKRIYNRRDDDAPLVCFVRAAGFERNGTWRFKAGAVPADKCTHVVYSYLETDNKTGEFLFRTRGHKDDKDILRDLVNLKRENRKLKVLFSYGGGAHVNSLLSRLSSDKEEAFLVDTIFSLVKSLGLAGVNFHLDGPGPWTCNEKDVHKILHFIKKLRLKFGSKDWLITAQLPACRDPKCDHVSKKKFAQNFDYLFLMTFDYKLDDLSKTKLTSGLYFYEGDSRTSIETESCLGRWSDAGVPRYKLVPGIATYGRSFTLNDVMYNGVSAKLNEKHPLGYATNLTHTDGYMDYVETCRRAGYMGWKREWVEYAATPYIYHKDQWVSYDDKDSTDVKVKWFRKHWMGGVFVWSLEADDHSGDCVGEVFPMVEAAWKVLRGYRPLIAISQARYEVIQTPAQARTLKIIHFLMPGIIGFIKGMMSG
- the LOC144123514 gene encoding chitinase-like protein 3 isoform X2, with the translated sequence MVSPLVMGLMIGAAFVAGLHIGFVEGKRKSVKGWKNHQEMMAGGVKGAGVKGGGVKGDGIKSDENNNRETVDKPKHENSEDEMDKDGNWETLDGAAEDEDDDKLGQEERKRIYNRRDDDAPLVCFVRAAGFERNGTWRFKAGAVPADKCTHVVYSYLETDNKTGEFLFRTRGHKDDKDILRDLVNLKRENRKLKVLFSYGGGAHVNSLLSRLSSDKEEAFLVDTIFSLVKSLGLAGVNFHLDGPGPWTCNEKDVHKILHFIKKLRLKFGSKDWLITAQLPACRDPKCDHVSKKKFAQNFDYLFLMTFDYKLDDLSKTKLTSGLYFYEGDSRTSIETESCLGRWSDAGVPRYKLVPGIATYGRSFTLNDVMYNGVSAKLNEKHPLGYATNLTHTDGYMDYVEVKWFRKHWMGGVFVWSLEADDHSGDCVGEVFPMVEAAWKVLRGYRPLIAISQARYEVIQTPAQARTLKIIHFLMPGIIGFIKGMMSG